The nucleotide sequence ACTGCTGCCTCCCGTAGGAGTCGGGCCCGTGTCTCAGTGCCCGTGTGGCTGATCGTCCTCTCAGACCAGCTACCCATCGTAGCCTTGGTAGGCTTTTACTCTACCAACTAGCTAATGGGACGCATGCTCATCCTCAACCACCGGAATTTTATTCCGTCATTGATGCCAATAACGGAACACATGGGGTATTAATCCTCCTTTCGGAGGGCTATCTCCCGGTTGAGGGCAGATTACATACGCGTTACGCACCCGTTCGCCACTCGCCAGCACCCCGAAGGACCTGCTGCCGTTCGACTTGCATGTATTAAGCCTCCCGCTAGCGTTCATCCTGAGCCAGGATCAAACTCTCCGTAGTAGAAAGAGTTTAAGCTAACGTGATATTTCGAAAAAATTCCAGTTCGACCTGGAACCTCTCACCTCTTCAATACCTTCAAAAGAACTATAAACATGACCTCATTTGGCCATTACAAAGAATTTCTTAATCTGAAATGGGGTGCAAAAGTATGGTTAACTTTTTATACCACCAAATTTTATTTTTAAACTTTTTACTCTACCTCCGTCTCTCCGAAAGCGGCTGCAAAGGTAACTCTCTTTTTCAAATTTCAACATCCCTCTTAAAAGAATTACTCAGCCTCCTTCCCTCACCAGTTTTGAGGATCGCAAAGATACCGCAGGATTCCCATTCTCCAAATTATTTTTTGACATTCATAGCCAACAAACTCATCTTAGTTAGTATGCTTCTAATCCAGTTAACTTCTAAGGGTAAAAATCTCTAACATGAAATCTGTGAATTACTATTATTGGTTACTTTTGCACCAAATTTCGCGATACTTTCTATGAAGCATCCCTGGCATCTATTGCCTTTATATGTCCTCATATTATGCCTTTCAAGTTGTTCTGCTCCCTATTTTCAGGATTCTGATTCTTACCTCCTGCAAGAGAATGACGATTCTCTCTCAGTTAACAGGGATTTGGTGGTACGACCCTATGACATCTTATATATCAATGTAAAGACATATGGTACTGAGATAAATGATTACCTGGCCATCACTGATGCCTCTCCACTGGAATCCGGGGCTTATTACAGGGGATATCTGGTTTCACGTAGCGGTACTGTAGAGTTGCCTTTAGTGGGTATGATTCATATCTCAGGAAAGACATTAAAGGAGGTTCGCGAAGAACTGGAAGATCGCTTCAGTAAATATGTAAACAATCCCTTTATTGAGGTAAAATTTTTAACCTTCAAAGTATACGTTTTAGGTGAAGTCCAAAGCCCAGGATTGGTAACATTGGCAACTGAAGCTGGTACTCTTATGGATGCTTTATCCTTGTCCGGAGATTTAACAGATTATGGAAACAGAGAGAAGATTAAGGTGATCCGTCAGGGTGAGCGACCAACGGTTCAATATGTTGATTTAACGAAAACAGATTTTATAGGCGGTGCTGCATTTCATCTACAACCCAATGATATTGTTTATATTGAGCCAATCGCAGTTAAAAACCTTCAAAAGATCACTCCATTTGTCAGTTTAGGACTCTCTCTTTTTACAGCTATTGTTACACTGCTTACATACCTGGCCAGAAGGCAATAAATTCAGAATTTTAGAGGAGTAAAATGAATATTAAAAATCAAATAGAGAAACCAGAAGAGGGACTGGACCTTAAACCAATTTTAATCGCTCTGAGGCGTAACCTGCATCTCTTTTTACTCTTTATTGCAGTTTCTTTATTTGTAAGCTGGTTAGTAAACCGGTATTCCAAAAAGGTATACTCCATTTCCGGAACCATTCTATTACGAGATGAAAGGAACTGGTCAGTAGGCCAGGAGAATTTTTTTGAAGGGATGGCCCTTTTTAAAGGGGCCAAGAGTATTGCTAACCAGAAGGAGCTACTGACCAGCAAGGCTACCATCCATGAAGCGGCTGAACGGCTAAACTATTCTATTGCATATCTGGGATTTGGCCAGATCATGGCCCAGGAATTATACAAATCTTCTCCTTTTGAGGTAGTTGGTGAATTTAAAGAAAAAGGGGAGGAGGTAAAATTCGGTGTAAAATTCCTGAATAAAAATAGCTTTGAGCTTAGCTACTCCAGTGAGGACAAAGACAAATCTTCGGTAATTAAGAAGCAATATCGCTTTGGAGAACCTATAAACAACGAGTACCTGAATGCAAGGATCGTCCTTACGGAATATTTCCATTCCTCAACGAAGAACGGCAGCTTGCATACTGATGAATATCAGTTTTGGCGCGTTACAAATAAGGATATTGCCAGGCAATATACTGGTAAAATCAGCACTGCCAATATCGAAGAATCAACAGTACTGGAGGTATCATTGAAAGATCAGGTGCCAGAAAGAGGGAAGGATTTCCTGAATGCAGTAATGGATGTATATATTGAACAAGGGGTTCAGGAAAAAAGCCTTATTGCCGCTAAGACAGTGATGTTTATTGATGAACAGCTTCAAAATAATCGCGTAACTTTTCAGGAAATGGAAATAGCGCTTGAAGACTTCAAGAGAAAACACGGAATTATAAATATAAGTGGAGAGGCCCAAAATTACCTTGAAAAAGTAAGTGCCCTGGAGGAAAATATCCATATCCTGGATATCGAGATCAAAAGCCTGCAATTACTCAAACAGTACGTTGAAGAAGAGCGCATTGCAGAGGCAACCATTGGAGAGACCATCATACCAAGCGCCTATGACAACCCCGATCCGGTATTGAACAAACTGATCATTGAACTGATCACGCTGCTGCAGCGCAGAAAGGAACTCTTGCAAACTGCCAAAGAAGCTCTTCCACAAATGGAGGCCATCGCCACCCAGATCAATACGCTCAAGGACGATCTTGCTGAGAACATTAACACTATCATCGCAGGAAAAAGACTTAGACAAAGGGAACTGGAGAAAATAGCCACTACTTATGAAAATGAAATTAGTGCGCTTCCTGAAACAGAAATGGAGTTCCTGAGATTGCAACGAAATTTTGGAATACAGGAAGGCGTACTCTCCTATCTGCTTCAAAAGAAGTCAGAGGCTGAAATTGCAAAAGCGGCCACCGTAAGTGATAATTCAATAATTGACTATGCCACGGTCAGCGGTCCTATCAGCCCTGACACCAAACGTAACTATTTGATCGCTTTATTTATTGGCCTGGCTATTCCTTCTCTCATTACATACCTGAGAGTTTATCTTGACGACAGTGTCGGAGACCGTTCCCATTTAGAGTCTTTAACATCTATACCTATTATAGGTACGGTAGGACACAATGATAAAAATTCCAATCTTGTAATTCATAGTCATCCCAAATCCATTATCTCAGAGGCATTCCGCAGCATTCGTACTAACCTACAGTATTTGGGCAGCACTAACGGAGATAAAGAGCATTCTAACGTGATCCTCATTACCTCCATGGTTGGAGGCGAAGGAAAAACCTTTTGTGCTATCAATCTGGCTTCCGTACTTTCTTATGCTGACAAAAGGGTGATCGTCCTCGGCCTTGATTTGAGAAAGCCTAAAATTCACCTCGAATTTGATATTGAAAACACACTGGGCTTAAGCAATTACCTTATCGGGCAAGCGAGTTCTGGAGACATTATAACTAAAACAAAAGTCGAGAACCTGGATCTGATCACTGCCGGCCCCATTCCTCCTAATCCATCTGAACTCCTTCTCAGCCCTAAGATGAAAGAGCTGTTAGCAGAATTGAAACAACAATACGATTATATAATTCTTGACACGCCACCGGTGGGATTGGTTACTGATGCTTCTATACTAATGGGGCATTCAGATATCAACATTTTCATTATTCGCCAGGGATACAGCAAAGTGGAGTATGTAAAAAGTATCAATAAAATTTACAGTGAAGGAAGCTTCAGTAACATCTATACAATCCTCAATGACTTTAAGCGTTCAGGGGTCGGATATAGCTACAAGTATAGCGGCAAGTACGGCTATGGATACGGTTATGGCTACGGATATGGGTATTACGAAGAAGACGAAAAGAAGAAGAAATCTCTGGTAAAACGCATTTTCACCGGTTAATCAAAATCACATTTCATCTAAAATCATGTTTGAGAAATTAAAGAAAAAAGAGGCTAAGATCGCGGTGATCGGACTCGGCTATGTAGGTTTACCCATTGCCCTGGAATTTGCAAAAAAATTCTCAGTAGTGGGTTTTGATATTAATGACAAGCGGGTTCAGATGATGAAAAACAAAATGGACCCAAGTGAAGAGCTGCAATCTGAGGCATTCAACGGTTGCGACATTCTCTTTACAAGCAACACCGAAGATCTTAAAGATGCCATTTTTCATATTGTAGCCGTCCCCACACCCATTGACGAACATAACATTCCGGATTTACGGCCATTGTTCGGGGCCAGTTCGACAGTAGGCAAAGTTTTAAAAAAGGGTGATATCGTGGTTTTTGAATCTACTGTATATCCCGGATGCACAGAGGAAGATTGCGTCCCTATTCTCGAAAAGGAATCTGGCCTGCAGTACATAGACGATTTCAAAGTGGGTTATTCTCCGGAGCGGATCAATCCGGGTGATAAAGAACACACGCTTACCCGCATCACTAAAGTAGTTTCGGGTTGTGATGAGGGCAGTGCCGAAATAATCGCCCAGGTTTACGAAAGCATCATCACAGCGGGAGTATTTCGTGCCCGTAGTATTAAAGTAGCTGAGGCAGCCAAGGTCATTGAAAATACTCAGCGCGATCTCAACATTGCCCTGATGAACGAGCTTTCGATCATTTTCAATAAAATGGATATCAATACTTATGATGTCCTGGAAGCCGCAGGTACAAAATGGAACTTTCTTAAATTCTTCCCGGGTCTGGTAGGGGGCCACTGTATTGGTGTCGATCCATATTACCTCACGCATAAATCAGATGAACTCGGCTACCATGCTAAAGTCATTCTCGCAGGAAGGCAGATCAATGACGGCATGGGAGCACATATTGCCAAGCAGGCGGTCAAGCTGCTAATTGATAAAGATAAGTCGCTGAAACAATGCCGGGTGCTGATCTTGGGTGCAACCTTTAAAGAAAATGTTGCTGACATTCGAAATTCCAAGGTGGCCAATGTGGTGAGTGAACTTATGAGCTATAATCTGAATGTAGACGTTACTGATCCACATGCATCCTCAGAACAATTTGAACATGAATATGGGATAAAACTCATTGAGCAACCCAAAGGAAAATACGATTTGATCATCCTCGCTGTTGCCCACGATGAATATAAAGGCAAAGGAACAGACTACTTCGCAAGCCTTTCATCAGATGGTCCAGTGCTGATGGATATTAAAGGTATTTTTCGCGATCAATTGCCCGACCTCACTTACTGGAGCCTCTAAACAGCCTCTCCCCAATGCCCAAAATCCTTATCACCGGTACTGCCGGATTCATCGGTTTTCACCTGGCGCAAAAGCTTATTGCCGATACCAACTTTGAAATTATCAGTGTTGACGGAATTAACGACTATTATGAGGTGAGCCTGAAAACAGGCCGGCTTAAAGCGTTAGGATTCAATACTGACAATATTTCTTATGGCAAATTCCTTAGCAGTGGCCCACGGCACAAGTTCATTCAGTTGAATCTGGAAGATAAGGATGGAATGGAAAAACTCTTCCATGAACAGCAGTTCGATTACGTTGTCAACCTCGCTGCGCAAGCCGGTGTCCGGTACTCTTTGCAAAATCCAAGGGCCTATGTGCAAAGTAACATTGATGGATTTATAAATATCCTGGAAGGGTGCAGACATAATAAAGTGAGACACCTTGTATACGCTTCCAGTTCTTCGGTTTATGGATTAAACACCTCACAGCCCTTTTCGGTGTCAAATTCTGTGGATCATCCAATTTCGATGTATGCCGCCACCAAAAAGAGCAATGAATTGATGGCCCATACCTATTCCTACTTATATGATATCCCTACTACCGGCCTCCGGTTCTTTACCGTATATGGCCCATGGGGGAGACCGGATATGGCGCTCTTTCTTTTTACCAAAAATATTCTTGAAGAAAAGCCCATTCAGGTTTTTAATAATGGAAACATGAAGCGCGACTTCACCTATGTTCTGGATATAGTGGAAGCCCTTAAACGTCTCCTTCTGATAATACCACAGGGCGATCCTTCATTTAATACAACCGCTCCGGATCCTTCCCGCAGCACTGCACCGTACAAGGTTTTTAACATCGGTAACAACTCTCCGGTAGAACTCATGCACTTTATCAGATGTATTGAGGAAGTAGCAGGAAAAGAAGCTACTATTAATTATATGCCCATACAGCCCGGAGATGTGCCTGAAACTTACGCAGATGTAAAATCTCTTTACGCTGCCATTGACTTTAAACCCGGCACACCCGTGCTGGAAGGTATAAAGGCTTTTGTGAATTGGTACCGCGATTATTATAAGGTATAAGCCTTTCCTCTTCACTATTCGGTAATTCCTATATAGGGTTCATCATTTTCAAATGAATGAGGGGACTTGCGCTGTTAAAAGGTCTGAGGAATACTCACCTCCCTTTCATCTGATAATTTCTGTAAACAAGGCTTACTGCCGGTCGTCAGGCCACCTCTCTTCTTCCATCCTTTTCCGCTTACTCAATTTTTTATAGTACCATGTTTTGCATAGTACTATAAAAGAACCTTTCCTTTGCCAAGATTTCAACTTCCAGATCAAAACTTTAATTCAATTCCAAAAACATTTTGCTCGCTTAAGAAAACTCACCAACTTTGCCGAAACTTTCAAGGTTTTAAAAGTTTCCAATGGATCCGATGGTTCCCTACACAAAACTTTATGACAAAAGAGAAGGATATTATTTCGCAGGTACAGCCTCTTTTCTTCAGGTGTGGTATCAAAAGCATTTCTATGGATGAGATTGCTAATCAGCTTGGTGTATCGAAGAAAACCCTTTATGAGCATTTTCAAAATAAAGCCCAGCTCGTTGAAAAGGTGGTCCTATACTTCTTTGAAAAACATAAAGAAAGGCTCATTGAAGCAGGTAAGATTCCCGGAAATTCAATTGATCAGCTCAATCACATTTTCCAACTTAACTGCCATCAATTCAGGCAGGTACACCCTTCAGTGCTATATGATATAAAGAAGTACTACAACGATAGCTGGACAGCTTTTCAGGCTTACCGCGATGAATTCGTTTATGCCCACATCATGGCAAATCTTGAAGAGGGGATAAAGCAAGGACTTTACAGAAGCGAACTTAACCGGGAAATTATCACCAAACTCTATATAGCCCGCATGGATATTATCATGGATACTCAAATTTTCCCACCGGAAAAATTTTCCTTCAGCCTTATTCTGCACGAACTCTTCGTGTATCATATCCGCGGCATTGCCACAACTAAAGGACTCCAATACCTCGAAAATGAAATCAAACTTGAATTTTAATTTTAAATACAAGATGACTTTTAACAGGATCATCCTTTTCATTCTACTGTTCTTACCCTTTAGCGCGCTAGCTCAAATTGCCGGAGAACCCGCAGTGAAAAACGCTTTTTCACTGGAAGAGGCGCAGCTTTATGCCTTACAGAACAATTTGAATATCAGCAATTCCCGACTGGACGAGGAGATTGCAAGGAAAAAAATTGCGGAAACCCGCGCTATTGGCCTTCCCCAGGTGGATGGCCAGGTTAATTTTCAGAAATTTCTCGACATTCCTGTGCAGCTTATTCCGGCTGAATTTTTTGGCGGACCTCCCGGCACATTCGAAGAAATTCGCTTTGGCACCAATTACAATCTCACCGCCCAGTTGAGCGTAAATCAACTGCTTTTTGACGGCACCTATTTCGTTGGACTCAAGGCTGCTGCGGTTTATGCAGAACTCTCTCAGCGGCAAACGCACCTGTCAGAGCTGGACGTAAAACTCAACGTGGAGAAAGCCTACTTTACTGCACTCCTCTCCTCCACCAATCTTCAGTTTATGCAACGCAATATGGAAGAAGCTGAACGGCAACTTTTTGAAACGCAACAGCTTTACGAAAATGGATTCGTGGAACAGCTTGATGTTGACCGCCTGCAACTGAACCTGAATAACCTGGAGAACCAGATCAATGCGTTAGAACGGCAAAAGGATGCCGCCAGGCTCCTGTTGAAATTCCAGATGGGCTATCCGATGGCGGATGATATTCTGCTAACCGACAGCCTTGAACGTTTTGCCAATGAACCTGCGTCCCCCGTTGCGGAGGGTGATTATACCTCGAACAGGATCGAATATCAGCTTCTGCAAACTCAGGCAGAACTTCAGAAACTTAATACACAAAGCTATAACGTTTCGTACCTGCCAAGCATTAGTGGCAGCTTTATTCACCAGCAAGTGGCACAGCGAAATGAATTCAACTTTACGCAATCAGGCTACCCCTGGTTTCCGAGCACCATTCTGGGCGTAACCTTGCGATTGCCAATATGGGACAGCTTTACGAAGAGTGCTCAGATACAGCAATCAAAACTGGAACTGGAAAAAATACTGAATCAACAGGATAACCTTTCTGAATCCGTAAGCCTGGAAGTGGCGCAGGCAAGGAATGATCTGCTTACCGCGCAGGAACAATTCGCTACGCAGGAGCAAAACCTGGAACTGGCCGAGCGGATACATGAAAAAAGCAATATTAAATATAAAGAAGGAGTAGGCAGCAGCCTGGAACTGAGCACTGCCCAATCCTCCTTTTATCAAACCCAAACCAACTACTTCACTGCCCTTTATGAATTGCTGATTGCACGGGCTGAGCTACAAAAGGCGACCGGACAATATGCTGACTGAAACGATGAATTTTAACAGAATGAAAACTATTAGCATCAATTTAAACATGAAAAAACTAATCATACTTCTGATGCTTGCAGCCGGAATACAGGCATGCAGCGGCAATGGAGAAGGCGATCTGGACGCTAAAAAGAAGGAGCTTTCAGAGAAAAAGGCTGAACTAAAGGAAATCGAGAAAGAAATAAAATCCCTGCAAATTGAGATAGCAAAACTGGATACCTCCACGAACTATCGCAAGAACGTGACTTTGGTAGAGGTGGATCCTGTTGACACCGGCATTTTCCGGCATTTCATCGAAATTCAGGGCACCGCGAAATCACGCCAGAATGTTCAGGTCTATCCTGACGTGTCCGGGCAAATACTGCAGATCCTTGTGAGAGAAGGCCAGAGAGTGAGCGAGGGACAATTGCTCGCGAAGCTGGACAACGACATCATAGCCCGCAACATTGAGGAACTCGAAACAGCTTACGATCTGGCCAACACCACTTTTGAGAAACAGGAAAGGCTCTGGAAACAGGATATTGGTTCTGAAATGCAATATCTGCAGGCTAAGAACCAGAAAGAAAGCCTGGAAAACCAGATCAACTCTGCACGGGCTCAGCTTTCAAAAACGCAGATCACCGCGCCCATTAACGGAATGGTGGACGAGGTAATGCTGAATCCTGGCGAAATGGCCAATCCTGCTCAGCCTCTTTTCCGGGTGGTAAACCTGGATAAGATCGAGGTTTCTGCTGAAGTATCAGAGCGATACATTGGTAAGATAGAAACAGGAGACACCGCCCTCGTCAGCTTTCCTTCACTTAACCTCGATATAAATGTTCCCGTAACGTATGTAAGCCAGGTCGTGAATCCTGGAGACAGAACTTTCCGGGTGGATGTGCTGCTGGATAACCGCGACAAAAAGATAAAACCCAATGTGATGGCGGTTCTGAAGCTGAATGACTACACCAGTGAAAATACGGTAATTGTGCCTACCCATGTAGTACAGCAATCCAACCGGGGCGCATTTGTTTTTGTGGCAGATAAAACCAACGAAGGGCCAGTAGCAAAAAAGGTTTTTATTGAACCCGGCAACACTTACGATCTGGAGACAGAAGTGCTCACCGGCCTCAGCGGCAATGAAAGACTTATCACACGAGGCTACCAGGATCTGACAGATGGCGACCCCATTCGCCTGAAGAGTGAGACCGCCCAAAATCAGCTTTAACAGGGAAAATTCTCTCCTTTATTTCAAACAGTAAATATGAGCACTGAAAAAGCACCCGATAAAAACAAGGTGATACGTTCATTTGGGATCACCAATCTTTCGCTCCTTAACAGGATCAGCGTACTCATCATTACGCTCCTTATTACATTCGGAGGTCTATACTCCTATATCATTATCCCCAAAGAATCCTTTCCTGAAATTGTAATACCTACTATATATATAGGTACCGCATATCCTGGAAACTCTCCGGTGGATATGGAAAATCTTATCACCCGGCCCATAGAAAAAGAGCTGAAATCTTTGACGGGGCTGAAGAAGATCGGTTCTACATCTATCCAGGATTTTTCCACCATAATCGTAGAGTTCAATCCCGGGGTGGATATTCCTAAGGCTTTGCAGGATACCAAAGATGCCGTGGACCGGGCAAAAAAGGATTTGCCGACTGACCTGGATAATGATCCAAACGTCTTCGAAATCAACTTCAGTGAGTTTCCTATCATGACCGTAAATATTTCCGGTGATTATGATTTGGATAAACTGAAAGAATTCGCGGAATATCTGCAGGATGATATCGAGGGTCTTAGTGAAATTTCGAGTGCCGACATTCTGGGAGCGCTGGAAAGAGAAATATATATTAATGCAGATCCCTTTGCTATGGCGGCAAGCCAGGTTTCGTTCTCTGATATTGAAACCGCCATCAGCAATGAAAATATGTCAATGTCTGCAGGCGATCTCCTTTCAGATGATTTCAGGCGGACCATCAGAATCACGGGCGAATTCCAGGATCCGATGCAGCTTCAGAATGTGATCGTTAAAAAGGAAAAAGACCGTACGGTTTATCTCCGCAATGTGGCTACCGTAAGCGACAGTTACCAGGAGCGCGAGAGCTACGCCCGCTCCGGTGGGTTACCCGTTATATCGCTGCAAGTGGTAAAGAGGAGCGGAGAAAATCTGCTGAAAGCTGCAGATAAGATCACTGCACTTATTGAGACGGCCAAGGCTGAGAAGCTCCCTGAAAATGTAACGATTAATATTACAAATGATCAGAGCAAGTTTACCCGCAATAGTGTAAACAACCTGGAAAACAGCATCATCTCAGGTGTGATTCTGGTGGTTTTAGTGCTGCTCTTTTTTATGGGTGTAAGAAATGCACTATTCGTAGGGATGGCCATTCCATTGTCAATGTTCATGGCTTTTTTGGTGCTCAATTTTTCTGGCGTTACGCTGAATATGATGGTGCTGTTCGGGCTTATCCTGGCGCTGGGAATGCTGGTGGACAACGGGATTGTAGTCATCGAAAATATATACAGGCTGATGCAGGAAGGCTATTCGCCATTACGGGCCGCGAAAGAAGGAGCCGGAGAAGTAGCGCTGCCCATTATCACCTCCACGCTTACTACCGTTGCCGCATTTGTTCCGCTCGCATTCTGGCAGGGCATCATCGGGGAATTCATGAAGTACCTCCCTATTACGCTGATCATTGTCCTTTCTTCCTCACTTTTCGTAGCCCTCGTTATCAACCCGGTTTTCGCATCTTACTTCATGAAGCTGGATGACAAAGCCAAAAAGGGACGTAAAAAACTGATTATCATCAGCATGATAATGCTTCTCGTGGCAGTCCTGTGCTATACCATCAATCTCAATTTGCTGGGTGGGTTGCTTATCGTGGGTGCCTTTCTGGTGGTTCTTAATATGTATGTGCTCAACCCTACCTCCCACTGGTTTCAGGAAAAAGCGATGCCTAGGCTAGAGCGATTTTACAGATCACACTTGCGCTCCGCATTGATAGGCAAAGCGCCCTATTTCTATTTTGGAGGAACCTTCGCTGTGCTCATCCTCGTGCTGATGCTGTTTGGAATGTTTGCTCCCAAGATAGACCTGTTTCCGGATAATGATCCGCAGTATATAAATGTCTTTGCCGAGCTCCCCATCGGGACCGACATTGAATATACTGATTCGGTTACCAAAATTATGGAGAAGCGGATTTTTGAAATAATGGAACCTTACGGAGATGCTGTGGAAGCTGTAATTGCCAACGTGGGGGCAGGGGCGGGAGATGATA is from Bacteroidia bacterium and encodes:
- a CDS encoding nucleotide sugar dehydrogenase, whose protein sequence is MFEKLKKKEAKIAVIGLGYVGLPIALEFAKKFSVVGFDINDKRVQMMKNKMDPSEELQSEAFNGCDILFTSNTEDLKDAIFHIVAVPTPIDEHNIPDLRPLFGASSTVGKVLKKGDIVVFESTVYPGCTEEDCVPILEKESGLQYIDDFKVGYSPERINPGDKEHTLTRITKVVSGCDEGSAEIIAQVYESIITAGVFRARSIKVAEAAKVIENTQRDLNIALMNELSIIFNKMDINTYDVLEAAGTKWNFLKFFPGLVGGHCIGVDPYYLTHKSDELGYHAKVILAGRQINDGMGAHIAKQAVKLLIDKDKSLKQCRVLILGATFKENVADIRNSKVANVVSELMSYNLNVDVTDPHASSEQFEHEYGIKLIEQPKGKYDLIILAVAHDEYKGKGTDYFASLSSDGPVLMDIKGIFRDQLPDLTYWSL
- a CDS encoding NAD-dependent epimerase; this encodes MPKILITGTAGFIGFHLAQKLIADTNFEIISVDGINDYYEVSLKTGRLKALGFNTDNISYGKFLSSGPRHKFIQLNLEDKDGMEKLFHEQQFDYVVNLAAQAGVRYSLQNPRAYVQSNIDGFINILEGCRHNKVRHLVYASSSSVYGLNTSQPFSVSNSVDHPISMYAATKKSNELMAHTYSYLYDIPTTGLRFFTVYGPWGRPDMALFLFTKNILEEKPIQVFNNGNMKRDFTYVLDIVEALKRLLLIIPQGDPSFNTTAPDPSRSTAPYKVFNIGNNSPVELMHFIRCIEEVAGKEATINYMPIQPGDVPETYADVKSLYAAIDFKPGTPVLEGIKAFVNWYRDYYKV
- a CDS encoding polysaccharide biosynthesis/export family protein, whose protein sequence is MKHPWHLLPLYVLILCLSSCSAPYFQDSDSYLLQENDDSLSVNRDLVVRPYDILYINVKTYGTEINDYLAITDASPLESGAYYRGYLVSRSGTVELPLVGMIHISGKTLKEVREELEDRFSKYVNNPFIEVKFLTFKVYVLGEVQSPGLVTLATEAGTLMDALSLSGDLTDYGNREKIKVIRQGERPTVQYVDLTKTDFIGGAAFHLQPNDIVYIEPIAVKNLQKITPFVSLGLSLFTAIVTLLTYLARRQ
- a CDS encoding efflux RND transporter periplasmic adaptor subunit, whose amino-acid sequence is MKKLIILLMLAAGIQACSGNGEGDLDAKKKELSEKKAELKEIEKEIKSLQIEIAKLDTSTNYRKNVTLVEVDPVDTGIFRHFIEIQGTAKSRQNVQVYPDVSGQILQILVREGQRVSEGQLLAKLDNDIIARNIEELETAYDLANTTFEKQERLWKQDIGSEMQYLQAKNQKESLENQINSARAQLSKTQITAPINGMVDEVMLNPGEMANPAQPLFRVVNLDKIEVSAEVSERYIGKIETGDTALVSFPSLNLDINVPVTYVSQVVNPGDRTFRVDVLLDNRDKKIKPNVMAVLKLNDYTSENTVIVPTHVVQQSNRGAFVFVADKTNEGPVAKKVFIEPGNTYDLETEVLTGLSGNERLITRGYQDLTDGDPIRLKSETAQNQL
- a CDS encoding polysaccharide biosynthesis tyrosine autokinase; translated protein: MNIKNQIEKPEEGLDLKPILIALRRNLHLFLLFIAVSLFVSWLVNRYSKKVYSISGTILLRDERNWSVGQENFFEGMALFKGAKSIANQKELLTSKATIHEAAERLNYSIAYLGFGQIMAQELYKSSPFEVVGEFKEKGEEVKFGVKFLNKNSFELSYSSEDKDKSSVIKKQYRFGEPINNEYLNARIVLTEYFHSSTKNGSLHTDEYQFWRVTNKDIARQYTGKISTANIEESTVLEVSLKDQVPERGKDFLNAVMDVYIEQGVQEKSLIAAKTVMFIDEQLQNNRVTFQEMEIALEDFKRKHGIINISGEAQNYLEKVSALEENIHILDIEIKSLQLLKQYVEEERIAEATIGETIIPSAYDNPDPVLNKLIIELITLLQRRKELLQTAKEALPQMEAIATQINTLKDDLAENINTIIAGKRLRQRELEKIATTYENEISALPETEMEFLRLQRNFGIQEGVLSYLLQKKSEAEIAKAATVSDNSIIDYATVSGPISPDTKRNYLIALFIGLAIPSLITYLRVYLDDSVGDRSHLESLTSIPIIGTVGHNDKNSNLVIHSHPKSIISEAFRSIRTNLQYLGSTNGDKEHSNVILITSMVGGEGKTFCAINLASVLSYADKRVIVLGLDLRKPKIHLEFDIENTLGLSNYLIGQASSGDIITKTKVENLDLITAGPIPPNPSELLLSPKMKELLAELKQQYDYIILDTPPVGLVTDASILMGHSDINIFIIRQGYSKVEYVKSINKIYSEGSFSNIYTILNDFKRSGVGYSYKYSGKYGYGYGYGYGYGYYEEDEKKKKSLVKRIFTG
- a CDS encoding TolC family protein; protein product: MKSNLNFNFKYKMTFNRIILFILLFLPFSALAQIAGEPAVKNAFSLEEAQLYALQNNLNISNSRLDEEIARKKIAETRAIGLPQVDGQVNFQKFLDIPVQLIPAEFFGGPPGTFEEIRFGTNYNLTAQLSVNQLLFDGTYFVGLKAAAVYAELSQRQTHLSELDVKLNVEKAYFTALLSSTNLQFMQRNMEEAERQLFETQQLYENGFVEQLDVDRLQLNLNNLENQINALERQKDAARLLLKFQMGYPMADDILLTDSLERFANEPASPVAEGDYTSNRIEYQLLQTQAELQKLNTQSYNVSYLPSISGSFIHQQVAQRNEFNFTQSGYPWFPSTILGVTLRLPIWDSFTKSAQIQQSKLELEKILNQQDNLSESVSLEVAQARNDLLTAQEQFATQEQNLELAERIHEKSNIKYKEGVGSSLELSTAQSSFYQTQTNYFTALYELLIARAELQKATGQYAD
- a CDS encoding TetR/AcrR family transcriptional regulator, which encodes MTKEKDIISQVQPLFFRCGIKSISMDEIANQLGVSKKTLYEHFQNKAQLVEKVVLYFFEKHKERLIEAGKIPGNSIDQLNHIFQLNCHQFRQVHPSVLYDIKKYYNDSWTAFQAYRDEFVYAHIMANLEEGIKQGLYRSELNREIITKLYIARMDIIMDTQIFPPEKFSFSLILHELFVYHIRGIATTKGLQYLENEIKLEF